In Pedobacter africanus, a single window of DNA contains:
- a CDS encoding TlpA family protein disulfide reductase: MKRFLLLCYALLGYASLSAQEVTALKDERPVAGKNFQVSYNPAGGPLTAADRVGGIAVFYAGKQKTQTLAFQMKKQKADWEGVIRVPDSTLLVYMVFTDGQQKVMDTRDGKGYLLPAYSKGKPVQYAYATMALLTDGGPPDPYGLKKNQDRALQFMKQEMHFHPESETPLRQRFYNMLANSPERNDKADLVKRLTALKSDKESDLMMAQLYLSFLGTKQQADSLDKLLETRFPDGEYVKQKKSKKQQPGEDHKPTEKKAVDTLQLITELKKNMLKEPVGEIVLKDINGEPVVLGGAGMKGKVMVIDFWATWCGPCVRSFPAMQKVMDKYKDNPNVKFFYICTMEEGDALKTVKDYLSKNPLPFTILMDEKTSDMNLYKAFTHYKGGRGIPYKLVIDGDGNVRFRTLGFSGDEGLLEAELSAMIKLSL; the protein is encoded by the coding sequence ATGAAAAGATTTCTTTTGTTATGTTATGCCTTACTAGGGTATGCAAGCCTATCGGCACAGGAAGTAACAGCGCTAAAAGACGAGCGACCTGTTGCCGGTAAGAACTTTCAGGTTAGTTATAACCCGGCTGGCGGCCCTTTGACAGCTGCAGATCGGGTAGGTGGAATTGCTGTGTTTTATGCGGGTAAGCAGAAGACGCAGACCTTAGCCTTCCAAATGAAAAAACAGAAGGCAGACTGGGAGGGAGTTATAAGGGTGCCAGACAGTACGTTATTGGTTTACATGGTATTTACAGACGGGCAGCAGAAAGTGATGGATACCAGGGATGGAAAAGGCTATCTTTTACCTGCCTACAGCAAAGGCAAGCCGGTTCAGTATGCTTATGCAACAATGGCTTTGCTTACAGACGGTGGGCCACCAGATCCTTATGGGTTAAAGAAGAACCAGGACCGGGCTTTACAGTTCATGAAACAGGAAATGCATTTTCATCCGGAAAGCGAAACCCCGCTACGTCAACGCTTTTATAATATGCTGGCCAATTCCCCTGAACGGAATGATAAAGCCGACCTGGTAAAAAGGCTTACCGCCTTGAAAAGCGATAAGGAAAGCGATTTGATGATGGCGCAGTTATACCTTTCTTTCTTAGGGACAAAACAGCAAGCCGATTCGCTGGATAAACTATTGGAAACCAGATTTCCTGATGGCGAATATGTGAAGCAAAAGAAAAGCAAAAAGCAGCAGCCCGGGGAGGACCATAAACCAACAGAAAAAAAGGCCGTAGATACCCTTCAGCTCATTACCGAACTTAAGAAAAACATGTTGAAAGAACCTGTTGGCGAGATAGTGTTGAAGGACATCAATGGCGAACCGGTGGTTTTAGGCGGGGCAGGGATGAAGGGTAAAGTAATGGTCATTGATTTCTGGGCAACCTGGTGTGGGCCCTGTGTCCGTTCCTTTCCCGCTATGCAAAAGGTGATGGATAAGTACAAGGACAATCCCAATGTGAAGTTTTTTTACATCTGTACAATGGAAGAGGGCGATGCGCTGAAGACCGTGAAGGACTATTTAAGCAAGAACCCTTTGCCTTTTACCATTTTGATGGACGAAAAAACAAGTGACATGAATTTGTATAAAGCCTTTACCCATTATAAAGGAGGGCGCGGAATCCCTTATAAACTGGTGATAGACGGTGATGGAAATGTACGTTTCAGGACTTTGGGCTTTTCAGGCGATGAAGGGCTTCTTGAGGCTGAATTATCTGCAATGATCAAACTATCACTATGA
- a CDS encoding ribosomal maturation YjgA family protein translates to MPIVRLKTNIKALRFRYLILILVVIALGILSRKVTGIPLIVGDILYAVMMFFLVKMLLIRLSYLKAALISVSVCFLIEFSQLYNATWINNIRNTTLGALVLGHGFLWSDIIAYTIGTVVIYKAVCLLNTR, encoded by the coding sequence ATGCCAATTGTAAGATTAAAGACCAATATCAAAGCGCTTAGGTTTCGATACTTAATTTTAATACTTGTGGTTATCGCCTTGGGCATTTTATCCCGAAAGGTAACGGGTATCCCATTAATTGTAGGTGATATACTGTACGCCGTAATGATGTTCTTTTTAGTTAAAATGCTGTTAATCAGGCTTAGCTACTTGAAGGCGGCTTTGATTAGCGTGTCGGTTTGTTTTCTTATTGAATTTAGCCAGCTTTATAATGCAACATGGATCAATAACATTCGAAATACTACCCTCGGAGCATTGGTATTGGGCCATGGGTTCCTCTGGAGTGATATTATAGCCTACACTATCGGAACAGTAGTTATTTATAAAGCTGTTTGCCTTTTAAATACACGCTAA